A stretch of the Perca fluviatilis chromosome 17, GENO_Pfluv_1.0, whole genome shotgun sequence genome encodes the following:
- the enoph1 gene encoding enolase-phosphatase E1, with translation MATVSIPACTNALLLDIEGTTTPITFVKDILFPYIREHLEEYLSTHWEEDECKQDVHLLKKQIEEDMRQNRSCPVHTVDQTVHTDEEKAIREVMDNVLWQMAADRKSTALKQLQGHMWRAAYSSGRIKGEVYQDVIPSIKRWRGQGLKVYIYSSGSVEAQKLLFGYSVEGDVLDLFDGHFDTSIGAKVECKSYERIAERIGCQPEEITFLTDVTREAKAAEEAGVNVVVVVRPGNMELTDDERAHYDLVTSFSQLELTGRA, from the exons ATGGCCACTGTTTCAATTCCTGCTTGTACCAATGCACTTTTGCTGGATATCGAAGGAACAACAACACCAATCACATTTGTAAAG GATATCTTATTTCCATACATCAGGGAGCATCTTGAGGAGTATTTGTCTACTCACTGGGAGGAGGACGAGTGCAAACAAGATGTTCATCTCCTAAAGAAACAG ATTGAAGAGGACATGAGACAGAATCGGTCCTGCCCTGTCCACACCGTGGACCAGACGGTTCACACAGACGAGGAGAAGGCCATTAGGGAAGTAATGGATAATGTGCTTTGGCAAATGGCAGCAGACAGGAAGTCAACAGCACTCAAACAGCTCCAGGGGCACATGTGGAGGGCAGCTTATTCATCTGGGAGAATCAAAGGCGA GGTCTACCAGGATGTTATTCCATCCATCAAAAGATGGAGAGGACAGGGACTAAAAGTGTACATTTACTCGTCTGGAAGCGTGGAGGCACAGAAACTTCTGTTTGGATACTCTGTCGAAGGAGATGTTTTAGAT TTATTCGATGGTCACTTTGACACCAGTATAGGAGCTAAAGTGGAATGCAAAAGCTACGAGAGAATTGCTGAGCGGATTGGCTGTCAACCGGAGGAAATCACGTTCTTGACCGACGTCACTCGTG AGGCTAAAGCAGCTGAAGAAGCCGGGGTGAACGTGGTGGTGGTGGTCCGGCCTGGAAACATGGAGCTGACTGATGACGAGAGGGCCCACTACGACCTCGTTACATCCTTTAGCCAACTCGAACTGACGGGACGGGCTTAA
- the si:ch73-234b20.5 gene encoding vesicle-associated membrane protein 8 isoform X1 — MADTRSQSPAVGSAAKLDEVQGQVNEVKVILKDNISKVLERGDRLDDLIGKTDDLQASADSFQRTSTRVARKYWWKNIKMMIIIGVIVLIIVILIILFATKVI; from the exons GCTGACACAAGGTCTCAGTCCCCGGCCGTTGGCTCGGCGGCTAAACTCGACGAGGTGCAAGGCCAGGTCAACGAGGTTAAAGTTATTCTGAAAGACAACATCAGCAAAGTGCTGGAGAGAGGGGACAGATTAGATGATCTGATCGGCAAGACTGATGACCTGCAGGCGTCT GCTGACTCTTTCCAAAGAACATCCACACGGGTTGCCAGGAAATACTGgtggaaaaacattaaaatgatgaTCATAATTGGTGTGATTGTGCTGATCATCGTTATCCTCATCATCCTCTTTGCCACAAAAGTTATATAA
- the LOC120544907 gene encoding heterogeneous nuclear ribonucleoprotein D0-like isoform X2: MSDDYEFSDDTTMMRMEEDGEANSDEPMSAAGDCGPVGGEAEGSRIDASKNEEDEGKMFVGGLSWDTTKKDLKDYFSKYGEVVDCTLKLDPMTGRSRGFGFVLFKEPDSVDKVATQKEHKLNGKVIDPKKAKAMKSKEPVKKIFVGGLSPDTPEDKVREYFSAFGELESIELPMENKTNKRRGFCFITFKEEEPVKGIMEKKYHNIGLSKCEIKVAMSKEQYQQQQYWGGRGGYPSRSRGRGGGPNQNWNQGYGNYWNQGYGNYGNYGYNNQGYGGYGGYDYPGYNNYYGYGDYNDFAPRL, translated from the exons ATGTCGGACGACTATGAGTTCAGCGACGACACGACCATGATGAGGATGGAAGAGGACGGGGAGGCAAACAGCGATGAGCCGATGTCTGCAGCCGGGGACTGTGGCCCGGTGGGGGGCGAGGCCGAGGGATCAAGAATTGACGCCAGTAAAaacgaggaggatgaggg TAAGATGTTTGTAGGAGGGCTCAGCTGGGACACGACTAAGAAGGACCTGAAAGATTATTTTTCCAAGTACGGGGAGGTTGTAGACTGCACTTTAAAACTGGACCCCATGACTGGCCGTTCACGGGGCTTTGGCTTTGTGCTCTTCAAAGAACCAGACAGTGTTGACAAG GTTGCCACACAGAAGGAACATAAACTCAATGGAAAGGTCATTGACCCCAAAAAAGCCAAAGCCATGAAGAGCAAGGAGCCCGTCAAGAAGATCTTTGTTGGTGGTCTCTCTCCAGACACTCCTGAAGACAAAGTCAGAGAGTACTTTAGTGCCTTCGGAGAG CTGGAGTCAATTGAACTTCCCATggaaaacaaaaccaacaaaagGAGAGGCTTCTGCTTCATCACATTCAAAGAGGAGGAACCAGTTAAGGGCATCATGGAGAAAAAGTACCACAATATTGGACTAAGCAAG TGTGAAATAAAAGTGGCAATGTCCAAGGAACAgtatcagcagcagcagtactGGGGAGGCAGAGGTGGCTACCCATCCAGGTCTCGAGGAAGAGGCGGTG GTCCCAATCAGAATTGGAACCAGGGTTATGGCAACTACTGGAATCAAGGCTATGGGAATTATGGCAATTATGGTTACAATAATCAAGGATATGGAGGATACGGTGGCTATGATTACCCTGGTTACAACAACTATTATGGATATGGTGACTACAACG ATTTTGCTCCCCGCTTGTAG
- the LOC120545218 gene encoding transmembrane protein 150C-like — MWSSSRWALLPPVYSVLTAAGLWLVYFVAVNDEKIAPLGSSYRRRNGSFYPPFISIAGNFSPASCIFSGQLNVFVFSGFIIAVLRYLQLKHRTYHQWLNVGCLVFFSVGCFGMTLIGNFQVFTEKMIHNVGTLMTFGLGTLYCWVQSYITLRVDLKNEGRKAGIIRFLLSGSITVCLILYFSLKSQRLHMQAAQSQWALVMFFITFLGTFAIEFRHNRFDIVCTDNSGRTASRSEALSEASRYQPDQMLG, encoded by the exons ATGTGGAGCAGCAGTCGGTGGGCTCTTCTACCTCCCGTCTACTCTGTGCTCACTGCTGCCGGACTGTGGCTGGT ATACTTTGTAGCTGTAAATGATGAGAAGATCGCACCCCTGGGTTCATCATACAG gagaagaaatgGATCGTTTTATCCTCCCTTCATTAG TATTGCAGGCAACTTTTCACCAGCCAGCTGCATCTTCAGCGGTCAGCTGAACGTGTTTGTCT TTTCAGGGTTCATAATTGCTGTCCTCAGATACCTGCAGCTGAAACACAGAACATACCATCAATGGCTGAATGTCGGTTGtctggtgtttttttctgtcgGCTGCTTTGGGATGACGCTGATTGGAAACTTCCAG GTATTTACTGAGAAGATGATCCACAACGTTGGCACCTTAATGACGTTTGGACTGGGAACGCTGTACTGCTGGGTGCAGTCCTACATCACCCTGAGAGTGGATCTGAAGAATGAAGGGAGGAAGGCTGGGATCATCCGCTTCCTGTTGTCTGGATCCATCACCGTCTGCTTGATCCTCT ACTTCTCCCTGAAGAGTCAGCGCCTCCACATGCAAGCAGCTCAGAGCCAGTGGGCGCTGGTCATGTTCTTCATCACCTTCCTCGGCACTTTTGCCATCGAGTTTCGCCACAACCGCTTCGACATCGTGTGCACAGACAACTCTGGGCGTACAGCGAGCCGGTCAGAGGCGCTCTCTGAAGCGTCCAGGTACCAGCCGGACCAAATGTTGGGATAA
- the LOC120544907 gene encoding heterogeneous nuclear ribonucleoprotein D0-like isoform X1, translated as MSDDYEFSDDTTMMRMEEDGEANSDEPMSAAGDCGPVGGEAEGSRIDASKNEEDEGKMFVGGLSWDTTKKDLKDYFSKYGEVVDCTLKLDPMTGRSRGFGFVLFKEPDSVDKVATQKEHKLNGKVIDPKKAKAMKSKEPVKKIFVGGLSPDTPEDKVREYFSAFGELESIELPMENKTNKRRGFCFITFKEEEPVKGIMEKKYHNIGLSKCEIKVAMSKEQYQQQQYWGGRGGYPSRSRGRGGGPNQNWNQGYGNYWNQGYGNYGNYGYNNQGYGGYGGYDYPGYNNYYGYGDYNDESGGYGKSPRRGGHTNSYKPY; from the exons ATGTCGGACGACTATGAGTTCAGCGACGACACGACCATGATGAGGATGGAAGAGGACGGGGAGGCAAACAGCGATGAGCCGATGTCTGCAGCCGGGGACTGTGGCCCGGTGGGGGGCGAGGCCGAGGGATCAAGAATTGACGCCAGTAAAaacgaggaggatgaggg TAAGATGTTTGTAGGAGGGCTCAGCTGGGACACGACTAAGAAGGACCTGAAAGATTATTTTTCCAAGTACGGGGAGGTTGTAGACTGCACTTTAAAACTGGACCCCATGACTGGCCGTTCACGGGGCTTTGGCTTTGTGCTCTTCAAAGAACCAGACAGTGTTGACAAG GTTGCCACACAGAAGGAACATAAACTCAATGGAAAGGTCATTGACCCCAAAAAAGCCAAAGCCATGAAGAGCAAGGAGCCCGTCAAGAAGATCTTTGTTGGTGGTCTCTCTCCAGACACTCCTGAAGACAAAGTCAGAGAGTACTTTAGTGCCTTCGGAGAG CTGGAGTCAATTGAACTTCCCATggaaaacaaaaccaacaaaagGAGAGGCTTCTGCTTCATCACATTCAAAGAGGAGGAACCAGTTAAGGGCATCATGGAGAAAAAGTACCACAATATTGGACTAAGCAAG TGTGAAATAAAAGTGGCAATGTCCAAGGAACAgtatcagcagcagcagtactGGGGAGGCAGAGGTGGCTACCCATCCAGGTCTCGAGGAAGAGGCGGTG GTCCCAATCAGAATTGGAACCAGGGTTATGGCAACTACTGGAATCAAGGCTATGGGAATTATGGCAATTATGGTTACAATAATCAAGGATATGGAGGATACGGTGGCTATGATTACCCTGGTTACAACAACTATTATGGATATGGTGACTACAACG ATGAATCTGGTGGATATGGCAAGTCGCCGCGGCGTGGTGGTCACACCAACAGTTACAAGCCATATTAA